One window of the Vigna radiata var. radiata cultivar VC1973A chromosome 1, Vradiata_ver6, whole genome shotgun sequence genome contains the following:
- the LOC111241278 gene encoding cell division cycle-associated protein 7-like isoform X1, whose protein sequence is MQSHHLNDFPLDWFQEGISGYYKLDLSKKFKLMTFLGDEALNTAYGENAEEVAQLANWTCPKCRGICNCSFFQRRRGEQPTGPLYRGAKESGFKSVAEVFTMKKNLETSNALNEGNLRKDPEVFLLRGTWK, encoded by the exons ATGCAATCACATCACCTAAATGATTTCCCTTTGGATTGGTTTCAAGAAGGCATCAGTGGATACTATAAATTGGATTTGTCTAAGAAGTTTAAACTGATGACTTTTCTTGGTGACGAAGCTTTGAACACTGC GTATGGGGAGAATGCTGAAGAGGTTGCACAGTTGGCTAATTGGACATGTCCGAAGTGTCGAGGCATTTGCAACTGTAGTTTTTTCCA AAGGCGACGAGGTGAACAGCCTACTGGTCCCTTATATCGTGGTGCCAAGGAATCAGGCTTTAAGTCAGTTGCAGAAGTGTTTACAATGAAGAAGAATTTAGAAACATCAAATGCATTAAATGAGGGTAACCTGAGAAAG GATCCTGAAGTATTTCTCTTAAGGGGAACTTGGAAATGA
- the LOC106758438 gene encoding uncharacterized protein LOC106758438, with protein MAYFLNHRAWMYDRCYSGRRGLKESFVIGVEEFVKTARRCQYYVIDGGIRCPCIKXECTRILKDEDVKVHLYQKGFMPNYTVWTFHGEEIPSTSNRVQNRLASGSNTVLHTTEIDQFAYMQDMVDNALRRHDEQEANDSHDEESPNETTQRFYKLLREANLPVFEGSSESKLSVSIRLLAGKSNWNVPNQAVDHYTKLILDLTPPNNSIPKNCYQAKRCVSMLGLKAKKIDCCVNGCMLLYDNDSGKNDALLVECKFCGSPRYHTMHAGRRQKKPIPLKSMFYFPIIPRLQRMFTSMQTSQHMTWHDGKKTEGVLRHPSDGEAWKHFNRKHPSFSISVSSNFFVVLSSNCVSSCCLHVSTV; from the exons ATGGCCTATTTTCTCAACCATCGTGCATGGATGTACGACCGTTGTTATAGCGGAAGGAGAGGTTTGAAGGAATCTTTTGTCATCGGAGTTGAAGAGTTTGTGAAGACTGCTCGACGATGTCAATATTATGTTATTGATGGAGGGATTCGATGCCCATGCATCAAGTGNGAATgtacaaggattttgaaagatgaagacGTTAAAGTTCACCTATACCAAAAAGGGTTCATGCCTAATTACACGGTTTGGACATTTCATGGTGAAGAAATTCCTTCGACCTCCAATAGAGTTCAAAATCGGCTTGCATCAGGTTCGAATACTGTTCTACATACAACTGAGATAGATCAATTTGCCTATATGCAAGACATGGTCGACAATGCTCTTCGTCGACATGACGAACAAGAAGCAAACGATAGTCATGATGAAGAGTCTCCAAATGAAACCACTCAGAGGTTTTACAAATTACTGAGAGAAGCAAATCTACCTGTATTTGAAGGTTCATCTGAGTCAAAATTGTCAGTGTCCATTAGACTCTTGGCTGGTAAATCTAATTGGAACGTTCCCAATCAAGCAGTGGATCactatacaaaattgattttagatCTGACACCACCAAACAATTCTATTCCAAAGAATTGTTATCAAGCCAAGAGATGTGTTTCAATGTTGGGATTGAAAGCCAAGAagattgattgttgtgttaATGGATGTATGCTGTTATATGACAATGATAGTGGCAAAAATGATGCTTTGTTGGTTGAATGCAAGTTTTGTGGCTCTCCTCGATATCATACGATGCATGCAGGACGGAGGCAAAAAAAACCAATTCCCTTAAAGTCCATGTTCTACTTCCCCATTATTCCAAGATTACAAAGAATGTTTACTTCAATGCAAACATCACAACACATGACATGGCATGATGGTAAGAAAACTGAAGGAGTTTTGCGCCATCCTTCTGATGGTGAAGCTTGGAAGCACTTCAATCGTAAACATCCGTCCTTTTCTA TCTCTGTTTCATCtaatttctttgttgttttgagtTCTAATTGTGTTTCCAGTTGCTGTCTTCATGTTTCCACTGTGTGA
- the LOC111241278 gene encoding cell division cycle-associated protein 7-like isoform X2: MQSHHLNDFPLDWFQEGISGYYKLDLSKKFKLMTFLGDEALNTAYGENAEEVAQLANWTCPKCRGICNCSFFQRRGEQPTGPLYRGAKESGFKSVAEVFTMKKNLETSNALNEGNLRKDPEVFLLRGTWK, encoded by the exons ATGCAATCACATCACCTAAATGATTTCCCTTTGGATTGGTTTCAAGAAGGCATCAGTGGATACTATAAATTGGATTTGTCTAAGAAGTTTAAACTGATGACTTTTCTTGGTGACGAAGCTTTGAACACTGC GTATGGGGAGAATGCTGAAGAGGTTGCACAGTTGGCTAATTGGACATGTCCGAAGTGTCGAGGCATTTGCAACTGTAGTTTTTTCCA GCGACGAGGTGAACAGCCTACTGGTCCCTTATATCGTGGTGCCAAGGAATCAGGCTTTAAGTCAGTTGCAGAAGTGTTTACAATGAAGAAGAATTTAGAAACATCAAATGCATTAAATGAGGGTAACCTGAGAAAG GATCCTGAAGTATTTCTCTTAAGGGGAACTTGGAAATGA